Proteins encoded in a region of the Trypanosoma brucei gambiense DAL972 chromosome 11, complete sequence genome:
- a CDS encoding ferric reductase transmembrane component,putative, translated as MDLIPHITRTGYDVSTLVAARKLLFVGAISVCTAVLGLLLWFKAEMFNNVGPHPSNWAGYDALNFIGLFSFGVFSTLGVSLLYVGTSTLACIHGGILGLILMGMLGLVFVVLGGLGAVWGSETMQCLAVFCTGSTASTNRGGRPEAGVAFRSGLGLAAFLSFVPIGVVILFQAARRVFGVDPFWTGHKGRRFVSDRFAPLLRFLFAVAFVSFWAVVSLYMPNSLESFLPVRIARNARMLSSHNYTLCRTEPHTYTCPDLPWSWIRTRNLVMNDEVVLKVYPSNLIFYGYLFVILLTTALIRSFRYGRRFLKRRCPVLRDYTYGEVGFLFLTFSMIVLFFLYWIQGHNFKQRYTDVSNDTVSSERWYRSMGQLAVAFLSLSIFPVSRYSVLHSILGTSWESSIWVHRLLGYGVFLGIVGHAIGWYVRCFELGAFPQGIFSIPAVDPPGNRDDYTIPLITLTTLFSLVSTIIFALEPLRRRFYELFYYTHIVTFYMLVPVVLWHAASAWEYFLPGLTIWFLDWLLRIYRRGSTVDLVSAAASGSFVEIRFRHGSLGALPGQFVFVNVPDISLLQWHPFSIMCEHEGYYLLYIKSMGEGTWTEKLGKLVCRRGLKFKLNVEGPCGRALDINEHQNILFVAGGIGITPCASVYSHICDRMALGLRSPTPMLLWSVRDRELLLLMSQLWQGGDSSAVSASSTIEEAPSDRVQVFFTGGCNVEDGEYTCVVNERMDISDRIPQVIAGKDPRTVLLFVCGPPGLVELARSVAHSLGVDFHQETFLL; from the coding sequence ATGGATTTAATCCCACACATAACGAGAACGGGCTATGATGTCAGTACTCTTGTTGCTGCGCGAAAACTCCTTTTTGTGGGTGCTATCAGTGTGTGCACAGCGGTGCTAGGCCTTCTGTTATGGTTTAAGGCTGAAATGTTCAACAACGTGGGCCCGCATCCAAGTAATTGGGCGGGCTACGATGCACTGAACTTTATTGgtctcttttccttcggcGTGTTTTCTACACTGGGAGTTTCTCTACTGTACGTCGGGACTAGCACTCTCGCTTGCATACATGGTGGCATTTTGGGTCTTATTTTAATGGGGATGCTAGGTTTGGTGTTTGTCGTGTTAGGGGGTCTAGGAGCTGTGTGGGGAAGCGAGACCATGCAGTGCCTTGCCGTTTTTTGCACCGGGAGCACTGCCTCGACGAACCGAGGTGGCCGGCCCGAAGCCGGCGTTGCATTCCGTTCGGGTCTTGGTTTGGCAGCGTTTTTGTCCTTCGTTCCGATTGGAGTTGTAATCCTCTTTCAAGCCGCACGCCGTGTATTCGGCGTTGACCCCTTTTGGACAGGCCACAAAGGCCGTCGATTTGTCTCAGATCGATTTGCACCACTTTTGAGGTTCCTGTTCGCCGTCGCGTTCGTATCGTTTTGGGCCGTTGTATCACTTTATATGCCGAACTCCTTAGAATCGTTTTTGCCTGTGCGCATAGCAAGAAATGCCAGGATGCTCAGCTCGCACAACTACACCCTGTGCCGAACTGAGCCTCATACATACACTTGTCCGGATCTGCCGTGGTCGTGGATACGCACGAGAAATTTGGTAATGAATGACGAGGTAGTGCTGAAGGTGTACCCAAGTAATCTGATATTCTACGGTTACTTGTTCGTTATACTACTTACCACTGCGTTAATTCGTTCTTTCCGCTACGGGCGGAGGTTTCTCAAGCGGAGATGCCCAGTGTTGCGTGATTACACGTACGGCGAGGtgggttttctttttctcactttttcaATGATtgtgctattttttttgtactggATCCAGGGTCATAACTTTAAGCAGAGGTACACTGACGTCTCTAATGACACGGTATCATCCGAGCGATGGTATCGTTCAATGGGTCAGTTGGCCGTAGCTTTTCTCTCGCTTTCCATATTTCCCGTGAGTCGTTATTCTGTGCTTCACTCAATTTTGGGGACCTCATGGGAGTCGTCCATTTGGGTTCATAGGCTCCTTGGATACGGAGTGTTCCTTGGTATCGTTGGTCACGCAATAGGTTGGTACGTTCGGTGCTTTGAACTGGGTGCCTTTCCACAAGGGATTTTTTCCATTCCAGCAGTTGATCCTCCTGGTAACAGAGATGACTACACAATTCCACTTATCACCCTTACGacacttttttcccttgtttCGACGATCATTTTTGCATTGGAGCCCCTTCGTCGCCGCTTCTACGAACTCTTCTACTACACACACATCGTCACGTTTTACATGTTGGTACCGGTTGTGTTGTGGCATGCGGCCTCAGCATGGGAATACTTCCTCCCCGGGTTGACTATTTGGTTCCTAGACTGGCTTCTGAGGATATATCGCCGTGGATCGACAGTGGACCTCGTGTCGGCTGCTGCGTCCGGCTCCTTTGTGGAGATTCGTTTCCGACATGGGTCGCTGGGGGCATTACCTGGgcagtttgtgtttgtaaaCGTTCCCGACATATCGCTGCTACAGTGGCATCCCTTCAGTATCATGTGTGAACACGAAGGCTATTATTTACTCTATATCAAATCAATGGGCGAGGGCACGTGGACAGAAAAGCTGGGTAAGCTGGTGTGTAGACGCGGATTGAAGTTTAAACTGAATGTTGAAGGCCCATGTGGCCGTGCACTAGATATCAACGAACATCAAAACATTTTGTTTGTCGCAGGAGGCATCGGTATAACTCCGTGCGCGTCCGTATATAGTCATATCTGCGATCGCATGGCTCTGGGGTTGAGGAGTCCAACTCCCATGCTTCTGTGGAGCGTGCGTGACAGGgaacttttgttgttaatgTCGCAGCTTTGGCAGGGAGGCGACTCGTCCGCTGTTTCGGCCTCGTCTACAATCGAGGAGGCTCCCAGTGACCGAGTTCAGGTATTTTTCACTGGTGGTTGTAATGTGGAAGATGGAGAATATACATGTGTGGTGAATGAACGGATGGATATTTCTGACAGGATACCGCAGGTAATTGCCGGCAAAGATCCCAGAACCGTGCTCTTATTTGTCTGCGGTCCCCCCGGCCTCGTGGAGTTGGCAAGAAGTGTTGCCCATTCCCTTGGGGTTGACTTTCACCAGGAAACATTTTTATTATAA
- a CDS encoding Flagellar radial spoke protein 4, putative has translation MPVNPEPQDLEAMFARTKAYLMCANKDGVSVYDQLTRMMEQLLDQNPHDIANNPSKFNDMFTLLQKHSFVDGESTEACNEPCPVPPSELSRLAENERLFERAPPEIQTTIEQPDPYTTITTTRVVPRTAPSYDSVEQNNLYWCWAGCGMAEEEAFLLDRSITLLAMEKNLEEVRFVGKIFGTQGNYYVVSSRRYVQEGEKIYKEVNTMPRPARRSLEVPVQPEPGFVGVNRLSFWVTSNPAAQWTLLPDVTPQQICAGRRIKRLFSGNLSAPVVCSPPFEWNESVYLRVQLSRIVSGTYISPLGALEEPEEDNEEDEDEDEEETLSKPKEAKYRPLTQVVRGFATEEESDVTQWAKLDQWVHSEGYIYENGRQTKVPEKLEEEEEEEEFQKMEDEEEEEEVEQQEEEERELFTPIQSDYLYAVVNVPEAPVIDDEEEEEEDEYEPEEVAEPPEEETDDLPPKPLTDDEVPDDDPTRVKIAAWTVRTVNNNSKMHRVVVMKSLRWPGAIAFAAEGGKRWGCVYFGNGLKKTDFAFTPTLAPPVLLECADITEVDDPTPTMEKLARRGEDLPEPDSEDPAEEDEEEM, from the coding sequence ATGCCAGTAAATCCTGAACCACAGGATCTTGAGGCGATGTTCGCAAGGACAAAGGCATATCTCATGTGCGCGAATAAGGACGGTGTGAGTGTTTATGATCAGCTAACACGAATGATGGAGCAACTGCTGGACCAAAACCCACACGACATCGCCAACAACCCATCTAAGTTTAATGATATGTTCACTCTTCTGCAAAAACACAGTTTTGTAGATGGTGAAAGCACTGAGGCATGCAACGAACCGTGCCCCGTCCCTCCATCGGAGCTGTCTCGCCTCGCGGAGAACGAGCGGCTGTTTGAACGTGCACCACCGGAAATCCAGACTACCATAGAACAGCCCGATCCCTACACGAcgataacaacaacacgcGTTGTGCCGCGCACAGCACCCTCGTATGATTCAGTTGAGCAAAACAACCTTTACTGGTGTTGGGCAGGATGTGGTatggctgaagaggaagcattCCTGTTGGACAGGTCCATTACTCTTTTGGCGATGGAAAAGAACCTTGAAGAGGTTCGTTTTGTTGGGAAAATATTTGGTACGCAAGGAAACTATTATGTTGTTTCAAGTCGCCGCTATGTGCAAGAGGGTGAGAAAATATACAAGGAGGTTAACACGATGCCCCGGCCCGCGAGACGGAGTTTGGAGGTCCCAGTACAGCCAGAACCCGGTTTCGTTGGTGTGAATCGTCTTTCATTTTGGGTGACATCAAACCCCGCCGCCCAGTGGACTCTACTTCCAGACGTCACACCGCAACAAATATGTGCGGGTCGACGTATTAAGCGCCTTTTTAGCGGGAATCTCAGTGCACCTGTTGTGTGTAGTCCACCCTTTGAATGGAACGAGTCCGTTTACCTTCGCGTTCAGCTTAGCCGTATAGTCAGTGGCACGTACATATCTCCTCTTGGGGCTCTGGAAGAGCCTGAGGAGGACAACGAGGAGGACGAAGAcgaagatgaggaggaaactcTAAGTAAACCAAAGGAGGCGAAATATCGCCCTCTCACGCAGGTGGTGAGGGGGTTTGCCACCGAAGAGGAGAGTGATGTAACGCAGTGGGCGAAGCTTGACCAGTGGGTTCATTCTGAAGGTTATATTTATGAGAATGGCCGGCAGACCAAGGTTCCAGAGAAactggaggaagaggaagaggaagaggagttcCAAAAgatggaagatgaagaagaggaggaggaagttgagcagcaggaagaagaggaaagagagcTGTTTACCCCTATCCAATCCGATTATCTCTACGCAGTAGTTAATGTTCCCGAAGCACCAGTtattgatgatgaggaagaggaggaagaggatgaGTACGAACCGGAAGAGGTCGCAGAACCACCGGAGGAGGAAACCGACGACCTTCCTCCAAAACCTCTAACGGATGACGAAGTGCCAGACGACGACCCAACTAGGGTGAAGATCGCGGCGTGGACGGTGCGGACtgtaaacaacaacagcaaaatgCACCGTGTGGTAGTCATGAAATCGTTGCGGTGGCCGGGCGCCATTGCTTTCGCGGCAGAAGGTGGTAAGAGATGGGGCTGTGTTTACTTTGGGAATGGTCTAAAGAAGACAGATTTTGCTTTCACACCAACGCTCGCTCCGCCGGTGCTTTTAGAATGTGCTGACATTACCGAGGTTGATGATCCAACACCTACAATGGAGAAGCTCGCCCGCCGCGGCGAGGACCTGCCGGAGCCAGATTCTGAGGATCCAGCTGAGGAAGACGAAGAAGAAATGTAA
- a CDS encoding protein kinase, putative, with product MPSNSVVGHLSLWLCRCCFPKIRNMDNYTIVELIGEGSFGKVYKARRKGTGHIVAMKFIVKKGKNDKELLNLRSEIEIMTKLNHDNIITLFEAFETQQEFVVVMEYAQGELFEILEDDKKLPEEVVRRIAKQLLQALHYLHSNRIMHRDMKPQNILIGQNGSVKLADFGFARTMSYNTMVLTSIKGTPLYMAPELVQEQPYNHTADLWSLGCILFELLYGKPPFYTNHLYKLINQIVNDPVRFEEPISPDFKSLLKGLLTKSFSARLNWPHLLNHPFVAITGDDEKWLMAVKQHDTKMKERMERLECLRHHAQPNRVVELDAGGPCQTPGNTHGFPLGSEEDEIFSPSSLKCLLSPSDGDGCIEAFRGLLVAVENATSLPLQKTALLERILHVGVLGPIVRHLCDKQSAEMSRLAVQIIKTLVFPEGNAVLPFPSQRPLQETIDASPQPGDLPPVGLLIRQQVSLELLEKPRESLDFLVKEVIENRHGFRVDCVKIIFQCVRWGVGFGPVLTQLKLFPSFWASLLDSVTEGSHFQTYAALAFHTVSAMIPHIKLSAPDQINADKVSAFVSIGLLAVRFYDLSKSSDIAALNSAAAAALLAAFVHREMKDTMVFEPDAAFMEGLCAIVKDVRGIADRNSVWRILGNGYGYPDYGFLDGVVHTLSVMFSNPQSIVYQNSGQLPSRSYLDSDQKGLLRTAVELLRDSDPKTELSPNGVVAALRCVQQACQHQRRDEHFTSLLLERIEAYRGDSGGPVSVAGVVCRQLRASYLGQLRSWPEHSGGGTVGVNAHLTVVVQILLAALQTSKQGSESDDEANASVQQIFYKEGLMEMLIVALDYTQVAFWGPPFNIITKLVVGSPPFAKAFVDGGGLQCERIGKVLDSKKASAGLVSDGLNVLSQLARLSKDFYLPIHNADLYSAVLELLRHSDPGIRSKSCNLVGNLCKHSPYLYEPLARHGIIDMLVERCSDRDPATQKFAAFAVGNAAFHNGSLYEKLRPSIPVMVKLLTSSDEKTRQNAAGAVSNFVRNGSTLTNALMENSAIETLSHMLKKDKVPLRKIALITIGSFCAYENCKAKFLALGLEGTIRQLEESGICNVDPSITKYVARIRQRISSS from the coding sequence ATGCCATCTAATTCTGTTGTAGGCCACCTTTCTTTGTGGTTGTGTAGGTGCTGCTTTCCGAAAATTCGGAATATGGACAACTATACCATAGTCGAACTTATAGGGGAAGGGTCGTTTGGAAAAGTTTACAAGGCGAGAAGAAAGGGTACGGGTCACATCGTGGCGATGAAGTTCATAGTCAAGAAAGGTAAAAATGACAAAGAACTTCTTAACCTTCGTAGTGAAATTGAAATTATGACTAAACTCAACCATGACAACATCATAACGTTGTTTGAGGCTTTTGAAACTCAACAAGAATTCGTTGTGGTAATGGAATACGCCCAAGGTGAATTATTTGAAATTCTTGAAGACGATAAAAAACTCCCCGAAGAGGTTGTCCGGCGCATCGCGAAGCAATTGTTGCAAGCACTTCATTACTTGCACTCGAACCGCATTATGCACCGCGACATGAAACCTCAGAACATCCTCATAGGACAGAACGGATCCGTGAAACTTGCGGATTTCGGATTTGCGAGGACGATGAGCTACAATACGATGGTGCTAACCAGTATTAAGGGAACACCCCTCTATATGGCACCAGAACTTGTGCAAGAGCAGCCATACAACCACACAGCAGATTTGTGGTCTCTCGGGTGCATTCTATTTGAGTTGTTGTACGGCAAGCCGCCCTTTTATACGAACCATCTTTATAAGCTGATCAACCAAATCGTCAACGACCCCGTAAGATTTGAAGAACCTATATCACCGGACTTCAAGTCGCTTTTGAAAGGACTTCTGACCAAATCGTTCTCGGCCAGATTAAACTGGCCACATTTACTTAACCACCCATTTGTTGCCATCACTGGGGACGATGAGAAGTGGTTGATGGCGGTAAAACAGCACGACACGAAGATGAAGGAACGCATGGAACGACTAGAGTGCCTACGACATCATGCTCAACCAAACAGGGTTGTTGAATTAGATGCAGGTGGCCCGTGCCAAACGCCCGGGAACACGCATGGGTTTCCACTGGGTTCGGAAGAAGATGAAATATTTTCACCTTCCTCGTTAAAGTGTCTACTTTCTCCTTCAGATGGCGACGGTTGTATTGAGGCGTTCCGTGGGCTGCTAGTTGCGGTTGAAAACGCTACGTCATTGCCCCTTCAGAAAACTGCTTTGTTAGAACGGATCCTACACGTTGGTGTTTTGGGACCTATAGTACGGCACTTATGTGACAAGCAATCAGCCGAAATGAGCCGACTTGCTGTCCAGATAATCAAAACCCTTGTGTTTCCGGAGGGTAATGCTGTGTTACCGTTTCCTTCTCAGCGACCCTTACAAGAAACAATAGATGCATCACCGCAGCCAGGCGACTTGCCACCTGTTGGCCTTCTTATTCGACAACAGGTTTCTCTGGAGCTACTAGAAAAACCCCGAGAGTCCCTCGACTTTCTTGTGAAAGAAGTAATTGAAAATCGTCATGGGTTTCGTGTGGATTGTGTTAAAATAATTTTCCAGTGTGTGAGGTGGGGGGTAGGTTTTGGACCTGTCTTGACCCAGTTGAAgcttttcccttcgttttGGGCGTCATTACTTGACTCCGTGACAGAGGGAAGCCATTTTCAGACGTACGCGGCACTAGCATTCCACACCGTTTCTGCGATGATTCCGCACATAAAGTTGTCCGCCCCAGATCAGATAAATGCAGACAAGGTGTCCGCATTTGTCTCTATTGGTTTGCTAGCCGTGCGTTTCTATGATTTGTCAAAAAGTTCGGATATAGCTGCGCTTAACTctgccgccgctgcagcTCTTCTGGCCGCATTTGTTCACCGGGAAATGAAGGATACAATGGTTTTCGAACCAGACGCGGCGTTCATGGAAGGGTTATGTGCCATAGTGAAAGATGTAAGAGGAATTGCCGATCGCAATAGTGTTTGGCGAATTCTTGGAAATGGCTATGGCTACCCGGATTACGGATTTTTGGATGGAGTAGTACATACTTTGTCGGTGATGTTTTCTAATCCACAATCTATCGTATACCAAAATAGTGGTCAGCTCCCTTCGCGCTCATACCTTGATAGCGATCAAAAAGGACTGTTGCGCACTGCTGTTGAACTACTCCGCGATAGTGACCCAAAAACCGAACTGTCGCCTAATGGTGTGGTTGCTGCTCTTCGATGCGTGCAGCAGGCCTGTCAGCATCAACGAAGGGATGAGCATTTTACTAGTCTTCTGTTGGAACGGATAGAAGCATATCGTGGGGACAGTGGAGGTCCAGTTTCGGTTGCCGGCGTTGTTTGTCGTCAACTACGAGCAAGCTATCTAGGGCAACTTCGCTCTTGGCCCGAACATAGTGGTGGTGGCACGGTTGGAGTAAACGCGCATCTTACCGTAGTTGTTCAGATACTGCTAGCGGCACTTCAGACATCCAAACAGGGTTCGGAGTCAGACGACGAAGCCAACGCCTCCGTGCAGCAAATTTTTTACAAAGAGGGACTTATGGAGATGCTGATTGTTGCGCTTGACTACACTCAGGTAGCATTTTGGGGTCCACCGTTCAACATTATAACAAAGCTGGTGGTAGGGTCACCGCCATTCGCCAAGGCTTTCGTTGACGGTGGTGGACTGCAGTGTGAGAGAATAGGAAAGGTCCTGGATTCGAAGAAGGCAAGCGCGGGGCTCGTGTCGGACGGACTTAATGTTCTCTCTCAACTAGCCCGGCTTTCCAAAGATTTTTACCTGCCAATTCATAATGCAGACTTGTACAGCGCGGTTTTAGAACTGCTGCGGCACAGTGACCCAGGGATTCGGAGCAAATCATGTAACCTGGTAGGAAACCTATGTAAACACTCACCATACTTGTACGAACCCCTCGCGAGACACGGCATAATTGATATGCTGGTTGAGAgatgtagtgacagggatcCCGCAACGCAAAAATTTGCAGCATTTGCTGTTGGGAATGCTGCGTTCCACAATGGCTCCCTTTACGAGAAGCTAAGGCCTTCGATTCCCGTCATGGTGAAGCTTTTGACTAGTAGCGATGAGAAAACGAGGCAGAACGCTGCTGGAGCCGTAAGTAACTTTGTACGAAATGGAAGCACACTTACAAATGCACTAATGGAAAACAGTGCTATCGAAACTCTTTCCCACATGCTCAAGAAAGATAAGGTGCCCCTCCGAAAAATTGCACTTATCACCATAGGTTCCTTCTGCGCTTATGAAAATTGCAAAGCGAAGTTCCTGGCACTAGGTCTAGAGGGAACTATTAGGCAACTTGAAGAGAGTGGCATCTGTAATGTCGATCCCTCCATCACAAAGTACGTGGCACGGATAAGGCAAAGGATTTCGTCCTCGTGA
- a CDS encoding N-acetyltransferase subunit ARD1, putative, with protein sequence MYVWVRNCPRSSASTANKVGKTKGSFDAMQVRRATMEDMYQMQHCNLRCLPENYNLRYYLYHILSWPQLLYVQEDNNGNVVGYVLAKMEEEEHAEKVFGHITSIAVLRTHRRLGIASRVMNAALHEMEHEYDANFCSLHVRKTNDAALHLYQNTLNFRCANVESKYYVDEEDAYHMKRFFKGSNPGFYVTESRQFVRQPNTGAGAAAGSAAEASGQRPDKKNSVDKQKEQLELAAELLEEDLKSSGKGRRQPHQQHQKGGKHGKGKK encoded by the coding sequence ATGTATGTGTGGGTGCGCAACTGTCCGCGGAGCTCGGCAAGCACCGCGAATAAAGTAGGAAAAACGAAAGGCAGTTTTGACGCAATGCAGGTGCGTCGCGCCACGATGGAAGATATGTACCAAATGCAGCACTGCAACCTACGCTGCCTGCCCGAGAACTATAACCTGCGGTATTACCTTTACCACATTCTTTCGTGGCCACAGCTGCTGTACGTTCAGGAGGATAACAACGGCAATGTTGTAGGTTATGTTCTCGCCAagatggaagaagaggagcacGCAGAGAAGGTGTTTGGCCACATCACAAGTATTGCCGTCCTACGAACGCACCGGCGCCTAGGTATTGCGTCGCGGGTGATGAATGCCGCGCTACATGAAATGGAGCACGAATACGACGCCAACTTCTGCTCTCTCCACGTTCGCAAGACAAATGATGCCGCTCTTCATCTGTACCAGAATACCCTCAACTTTCGCTGTGCCAATGTAGAAAGTAAGTACTACGTTGATGAGGAAGATGCCTATCATATGAAGCGTTTCTTTAAGGGATCAAACCCAGGCTTCTATGTGACAGAAAGTAGGCAATTCGTACGCCAACCAAACACAGGGGCTGGTGCGGCAGCCGGGTCCGCCGCAGAAGCTAGTGGTCAACGGCCAGACAAAAAGAACTCCGTAGACAAGCAGAAGGAGCAGTTGGAACTGGCGGCTGAACTCCTTGAAGAGGATCTCAAGAGCTCCGGAAAGGGGCGGCGACAGCCGCATCAGCAACACCAAAAGGGCGGTAAGCacggaaaaggtaaaaagtaA
- a CDS encoding acyl-CoA synthetase, putative, with amino-acid sequence MSPGIPHGRDSQCILFFRTLSRLIIRPFKKKNENIYCGASWRLGILKTRRKKVRGPEGVIRRTLFGLEMRRLLGLTTLPGRNSFALQVGYRLGTSVAGTFYSESDTAAGASMNNDMRLGIVIKPQSTLVDLWEQAVKAWPMRRFLGAKVWVRGQLGYVWATYESIEQEASVMRTLLNQMGVGKGGRVVVISENRYEWVVVHLASLQLGAQFVVLPTNVTPKEAELVLKSTQARVLFVESTSAYTAVKGWVGEVGQLQHIICFEDQIGEGSYAVAISIASDVPEKTPARKDVTSEDTAMIMFSAGTTGPPKGVMLSHKNLVANVSSIYAHVGEAITHTDMFMSLCSWCVAGALTTELYQAICKGACVCIPPEQLEGFQDLPLVQPSVIVTVAQPFQRAYANIVDNIMNRSTLTKDLTRFTLGRITENRLMMQKPGSILRTASNIFLGKFKAQFGSELRIAFIIGSQLTRDQMELLADLDVFTVSTYGCLEAGGLIATDLDVPLRLKALPGVEIRVVNDKNEIVAPGYVGEVLIEAPHAMQGYFDVHIDPEEAKNSLVAYGGRTFVRTGDYGSMTGGWLTIKGNKDILIRLQNGTVVDPLEVEGTLIKSPFIKQIFVYGEGRPYLCALVVPNAKAIASHLRKVERRDGVPIVSEREKADCIRAELRRVSQGLPTRSHVRRFAFIEELTLANGFITCKYGFARQRVERHYVHYFDAMYDETPLFFGHAVDDYDDLF; translated from the coding sequence ATGTCGCCCGGTATTCCACATGGGCGTGATTCTCaatgcattttgttttttcgtaCTCTGTCTCGTCTTATCATACgtccttttaaaaaaaaaaatgaaaacatttACTGTGGCGCCTCGTGGCGACTTGGTATATTGAaaacaaggaggaaaaaagttCGGGGCCCCGAAGGTGTGATTCGCAGGACGTTATTCGGCCTGGAAATGAGGCGTTTGCTCGGCCTGACCACACTCCCAGGTCGCAACAGCTTTGCGCTCCAAGTCGGCTACCGTCTCGGAACGAGTGTGGCCGGCACATTCTACTCAGAGTCGGACACCGCTGCCGGTGCTTCGATGAACAATGATATGCGGCTGGGGATAGTAATAAAACCTCAAAGCACACTTGTTGATCTGTGGGAACAAGCCGTTAAGGCGTGGCCAATGCGCCGCTTTCTTGGGGCAAAGGTGTGGGTTCGTGGACAGTTAGGTTACGTTTGGGCAACCTATGAGTCTATTGAGCAGGAGGCCTCGGTCATGCGCACACTGCTTAATCAGATGGGTGTGGGAAAGGGTGGTCGAGTCGTTGTAATTAGCGAGAACCGCTATGAGTGGGTTGTGGTTCATCTGGCGTCATTGCAGTTGGGCGCACAATTTGTAGTCCTACCCACCAATGTCACTCCAAAAGAAGCGGAGCTAGTATTAAAAAGCACTCAAGCCAGGGTTTTATTTGTCGAGTCTACGTCGGCATACACTGCTGTTAAGGGTTGGGTTGGCGAAGTTGGGCAGCTGCAGCACATTATTTGCTTTGAGGATCAAATTGGGGAGGGTAGTTATGCAGTTGCTATCAGTATAGCGTCAGACGTACCTGAAAAGACACCAGCGCGAAAAGATGTCACTTCAGAGGACACTGCTATGATCATGTTTTCGGCAGGGACCACAGGGCCACCAAAGGGAGTGATGCTCTCACACAAGAATCTTGTAGCGAACGTAAGCTCCATATACGCCCACGTTGGGGAAGCCATCACGCACACGGACATGTTTATGTCACTTTGCTCCTGGTGTGTTGCGGGAGCCTTGACAACAGAACTTTACCAGGCTATTTGTAAGGGAGCTTGCGTTTGCATTCCCCCTGAACAGCTAGAAGGGTTTCAAGATCTTCCGCTCGTCCAACCAAGTGTAATTGTTACAGTTGCCCAACCATTTCAGAGGGCTTATGCCAACATCGTTGATAACATCATGAATCGCAGTACTCTTACAAAGGACTTAACGCGCTTCACACTGGGGCGCATCACAGAAAACCGACTGATGATGCAAAAACCGGGTTCCATCTTGCGGACCGCGTCTAATATTTTTCTCGGAAAATTCAAGGCCCAATTTGGATCGGAGCTTCGCATTGCATTTATTATCGGCAGCCAACTGACAAGGGACCAGATGGAGTTACTTGCAGACTTGGATGTTTTCACTGTCAGTACGTACGGTTGTTTGGAGGCAGGGGGGCTGATAGCTACTGACCTTGATGTTCCGCTTCGTCTCAAGGCGCTACCAGGTGTGGAAATCCGTGTTGTGAACGATAAAAACGAAATTGTGGCTCCAGGGTACGTTGGTGAGGTACTCATTGAGGCGCCGCATGCAATGCAGGGCTACTTTGACGTTCACATCGATCCTGAGGAGGCTAAGAATTCCCTTGTTGCTTATGGGGGCCGAACGTTCGTGCGCACTGGTGACTACGGGTCTATGACCGGCGGCTGGCTGACGATCAAGGGGAACAAAGACATACTTATCAGACTCCAGAATGGGACGGTGGTGGACCCTTTGGAGGTTGAGGGGACTCTAATCAAAAGTCCCTTCATCAAACAGATATTTGTGTACGGTGAAGGTCGTCCTTACCTCTGCGCCCTGGTGGTTCCCAACGCGAAGGCAATCGCCTCTCATTTGCGGAAGGTTGAGCGGCGGGATGGTGTGCCTATCGTAAGCGAGCGCGAAAAGGCTGACTGCATCCGAGCAGAGCTCAGGCGCGTATCGCAGGGGTTGCCTACAAGGTCTCATGTTCGCCGGTTCGCATTCATTGAGGAGCTTACCCTCGCTAATGGTTTCATCACCTGCAAATATGGTTTTGCGAGACAAAGAGTGGAAAGGCACTACGTGCATTACTTTGATGCAATGTACGACGAAACGCCATTGTTCTTTGGGCACGCCGTGGACGACTATGATGATCTGTTTTga